GAATACTCGATGATCACCGGCTCGCGCGTCGCCACCTCGATGGCGGGCTTTTTGGGATCGAGGCTCTGCCAGTTGCCCCGGTACGTGCCGCCCTTGCGGATAACGATCGGGCCGTCATAGGTCAACTGGTCGGGCGCTTTCTGCGCGCTGGCCCCCAGCACGGCCGTGACCAGCAGCGACAGAGCAGCGGCAGGACGCCAACGGGCTTTTGTCATGCCCTGGAGCTTGCCGCAGGGGCCGTTTCAGAAGTGTAAACGCAGCGTTTAGGTGGCCCGGCCAGCCTCCAGGATTCCCGCCGCCGCCACCCCGGTCCAGGCCAGGGGTCCTGATTAGGCTTTCCCGAACTCCTTGATGTAGGCGCGGTCGAGCAGCGCGTCCCGCAGCGCTTCGGCGGTCAGCCGGGCCGAGGCCCAGTTGAGGTTGCGGTGTTTGGCCAGGCCTGCGTACCCGCGCACCGCGAACGACCAGAAGCGCACCGCGAACCACAGCGGTGAGGTCCCGTAGCGCCGGCGGATCAGCAGGCCGTTGCGGATGTGGTAGTAGTGCTTTTGCGGGTTGTAGGGATGGCGGCCCGGCTTGCCCGACAGGCTGCCGTGGTGCCAGATGCGGCTGGCCGGAATCAGCCGGATGCCGATCCCGTGTGCGCCGAGCCGCAGGGCGTATTCCGAATCGTCGGACATGAAAAAGAAGTCGTCCACCGGGAGGCCCACCCGGCGCACCGCGTCCGTGTGGATCATGGCCCCCACGAAGGTGAACAGGTCGATGGGCGTGGACGGCAGAGCGTAGCGCTCGGCAGGCACCCAGGACTCGACCAGCGAGACGGGGTCGAAGTTGCGGCGGTGACCCACGTCGTACCCGCCGTCGCGGGCGACCACCGCGCCGCACAGCGCCTCGCTGTGGCCCGTCCATTTCATCAGTTCGGCGTGGGCGTCTTCCTCGGCAAAGCAGTCGTCGTCCATCACCCAGACGTGGCGGTAAGGCCCTTTGAGGGCCTCGCGGACCCCGTAGGCAAAGCCGTAGGCGCCGCCCAGGTTGTGTTCCAGCCGCAGGTAGGTGACGCGCTCGTGGTCGGGAACCACGTCGGCGGTGCCGTCGGTCGAGGCGTTGTCGATCACGTAGATGCGCGCCAGCGGCTCGCTTTGCCGCAGCAGCGTGTCGAGGCAGCGGGCGAGCAGCGCCTTGCGGTTGTAGGTCACCACCACGGCGGCGGTGCCGCGCAACTCGCCGTCCCCGGCCCAGCGCTCCTCCGGACGCGGCAGCGTCAGCCCCAGCGGGGTCGGCAGTGCGGTCCCCGGCGGCGTGCTGGCGGGACGCGGGGGGAGGAGGGGTCGGGCCGGAAGCGTGGGGGTCGTCATGAAGTCTCCTGGGAGAAAAGGGAAGCGGGATCAGCCGGCGCTGCGGGCGGCATCCGCAGAGTCACGCACAGCGCCGAGGCTCCGGCGGACCGCTCAAGCAGCCGGACGGTGTAGCTGAAGCCGGGGGCCTCGGGGTCGGTCAACGTGCGCACTGCCCCCGGGGCGCTCTCCGGGCGGTCACCTTCCCCGGGAGGCGGCCCGGCGGCCTGAAAAGTGTGCTCGCGCAAAAAGGCGTCCAGCGCCTCTGCGAGCGCCGCGCGGTCCAGCGAACTGACGAAGCTGTAGCGGATCAGCCGCCCTGAGACGGGGGGCGGTTCGCTGGACGCCGCCTGCCGGTCTGTCCCCGCTGCGCCCACGCCCAGGCACTCCGGGGTGTCCTGCACGGTCAGCGGCAGGGTGGTGGCGAGCTTGAACACGAAATAGAAGTTGCGGGTGCGGTACAGGGCCGCGCCGTCGGCCGCCTGGGCCAGGGCGGCCTGGGCCGGAACGGGCTGCGTCGGGGCAGCTTGCGCCCCGGCCACACCGGGCAGCGTCAGCAGGGCGGCGGCGAGCAGGGTGAGGGGACGTCTGGATCTCAGCATGATGCCTCCAGGGAAGGGCGGGAGAGGAGAAGGAGGACTCACGTGTGCCCCTGCGCGCGCCAGGCGGCGAGGCGCGCGGCGGCGGGCTGCCACACCCGCAGGGCGTAGCGCCGCAGTTCGGTATCGGGACCCAGGAACACCACCAGCGCGACCAGCAGGCCGCCGACGACGAGTTCCAGCCCAAACAGCACGAAGACCCCGGTCCCGGCTGCACGCAGGCCCGCCACGACTGCAAACAGCACCGCCCCCACGCCCAGCCCCGCCGTGAGGCCCAGGCCGTAGGCGCGCAGGCTCTCGCGGCCGCTGCCGGGCAGAATCCGGGCCGCCACCCCCACGTACGCCAGGCTGTTGAGCACGGCCCCCGCCACCAGCACCCAGGCAAAGGCCACGACCCCCAGGCCCAGCCGGGTGACCACCCAGAACGCCGCCGCCAGAAAGAGCATCTGCGCGACCTGAAGGGCGATCTTGATGTCGAGCTTGGCGGTCGCCTCGGCCACGATGGCGGCCACGTTGGCCAGAATCGGGAAGGGCACGTACAGCGCGAACGCCTGCACGATGGGGACAGCCGCCAGGAAGCGCTCGCCCAGCAGCACCCGCACGATCTCGGGCGCGCACACGAACAGCCCCGCCGAGAAGGTGAACAGCACGCTGGACAGTGCCAGCAGGCTCGACCCGTAGGCCCGGCGCAGCCGCCCAGGCTGGTCCTGAAGGGCGCTGAAAGACGGCACCAGCACCCGCAGCAGCCCCCCCGACAGCCGCATCACCGGCATTCCGGCGACGTCGAACGCCCGGCGGTAGAGGCCCAGCGCCGCCGCGTCGAACACCCGCGCGATCACGAACACCGCCATGTTGCCGCTGAAAAACTCCAGCAGCCGCAGCACCGAGGCCCGCACCCCGAAGCTGTACAGGTCGCGGTACGGCGCCAGCCGGAAGGTCAGCGCAAAGGGGTGGCGCACGTAGGCGTAGCTCACGGCCAGTTGAATCGCCCAGCTCGCCCCCGCGCTGATGACCAGGCTCATCGCCCCGAAGCCCAGGTAGGCGGCGCCGATGCCCAGCACCCCGTGCCCGATCACGTACCCGCCCACCTCGGCGGCCATCAGCGGCTTGAAGCGCAGCTCGCGGCGCAGCAGGCTGGTGGACACCAGCGCCAGCGACGCGACCACGTAAGTCGCCGCGAAGCCCCGGAACACCGGCACCACGTCGGGATTGCCGGTGTAGTTCCCCACCAGCGGCGCGGCCCACCACATCACGGCGGTCAGCACCACACCCAGCACCAGCGACGACGTGAACGCGGCGCGGATGTGCTCGGGGGTGAGGTCGCGCCGCTGCACCAGGGCGTTGGCCACGCCCAGCTCCGTGACCACCGCCCCGAAGGTCGCCAGCACCGAGGCGATCGCCACCACGCCGAACTCGCCGGGCGTCAGCAGGCGCGAGAGCAGCGCCGTGGACAGCGGGGTGAACACCAGGTTCACGAAGAACCCCAGGTAGCTCCATTTCAGGGCGCGGACGGTCTTGTCCCGCAGTTCCGTCACAGCGAAGCTCCACGGGCCAGGTGCCGGGCAAGACCCGCGGCGGCGGGCAGAAAGACTGTGCGCGGGCACCGGGAGAAGCTCATAGGCCTCCAGGCTAGAAGCTGCGCCGTTACACGAAGGTAAACCCCGGCTTCGCGCCTGTCAGAGGGACTCTGCCCGGCCTGAATCCGGGAAGCCACCCGGGGGCCAGCGCTGAGGCAACGGCTCCTGTCCCCCGCCCCGGCCTCAGCTTTTTTCAGGCAGGCGCTGGGCGAACCAGGCCACCGTCTGGGCCAGGCCCTCGTCCAGCGGGGTCGGGTCACCGAACTGCGCCCGGTACGCGGCGGGGTCCAGCAGGGAGCGGGCCACGTCCCCCGGGCGCGGGGGGGCGTCGTGGATGGGCACGCTGTGCCCGCTGACCCGGGTCAGCCGCGCGGCGAGTTCAGCGGTCGTGGTGGGCTGGCCGGTGCCGATATTGAGCAGTTGCGCCGACAACTCGCCCAGGCTGGCGCGCAGGTTGGCGCGGGCCACGTCGCCCACATACACGTAGTCGCGCACGCAGCCGCCGTCGCCAGGCGCGTGCATGCCGTGGATGCGCAGGGCCTCTCCTGCCAGGGCACGCTCGCAAAAGATCGCCACCACGCCCGCCTCGCCGTGCGGATTCTGGCGCGGGCCGTACACGTTGGCGTAGCGCAGCACGCTGTAGTCCAGACCGTACTGGGCGCGGTAGGTGGCCAGGTAAGTCTCCCCGGCCAGCTTGCTCGTCGCGTAGGGGCTGTACGGGCGCGGACTGCGGTGCTCGTCGGCGCGCTCGCCTTCCGGAAGGTCGCCGTAGATCGCCCCCCCGGTCGAGGCGAACACGAACCGTCCCACCCCGAATTCGCGGCAGGCTTCGAGCAGGTGCAGGGTGCCCAGCACGTTCGTCTCGGCGTCGAGCAGCGGCTCGCGCACGCTGACCGACACGCTCGCCTGGGCCGCCTGGTGGTTCACCACGTCGGGCCGGAAGTCCGCCATCACTGCGCGCACCGCCTCCCGGTCACGCAGGTCGGCGACGTGGAGCGCCGCGCCACCGGGCACGTTGGCCCGCGAGCCGCTGGACAGGTTGTCGAGAACCGCGACCTCGTGCCCTGCGTGCAGGGCGAGGTCGGCGATATGGCTGCCGATAAAACCAGCGCCTCCGGTCACGAGTATTCGCATGGGAAACCTCCTGATGAGCTGGCGCCGGGGCCAGCGGCCCTGGGCAGCTCGCCGCCCACTCTAGCGGCCCGGGGGGTCACCCCGCGCCCACCGGCCGGGAGACGGCGGCCTCCCAGTCTCGCCCGCGTCTCAACGCTTCAGCACAGGCTGGAAGGCGCCGTGGCGGGACGCGGGCGCCGTCTTGTGGGTGGGCGGTCCCAGCGAACCGAGCAGCCCTTCCCACTCGGCCACGATCTGCTGGGGGCGGAAGCGGGACGCCGCCGCGTGGCTGCGCCCGCTGAGGCGGACGCGCCGGGCCGGGTCGCTCATGGCGTCCCGCAGGGCAGCGGCCAGCGCCGCCGGGTCCTGGGGCGGGACCAGCAGGCCGCTCACCCCGTGCTCGATCACCTCACGCGGGCCAGTCTCGCAGTCGAAGGCGACCACCGGCAGCCCGTGCGCCTGGCATTCGAGCAGCACCATCGGCAGCCCCTCGTAGCGCGAGCTGAGGCAATACAGGCCCGCCGCCCGGTACTCGGCGGCCATGTCCTGCACCTGTCCGGCGAACACCACCCGCCGCAGCCCGGCGCGGTCCACCTGTGCCCGCAGGTTGGCCTCCTCCTCGCCGCCGCCGCCGACGATTCGCAAGGTCCAGTCGGGAAAATCCTTTTCCAGCCGGGTCCAGGCGTCGATCAACAGGTCGAAGCCCTTTTGCTCGGTCAGGCGCCCGGCAGCCAGCACGACGCGCCGCTCGGGGTCGTAGGGGTTGGCAGGCTCAGGCGCAAAGGGCAGCGGGTTGGCGATCACCTCCAGCCGGGCGCGCAATCCCGGCAAGCCCCCCCGCCACAGCTCGGCGTCGCGCCGGGTCAGGACGACCACCGCCCGGGCCAGGCGGGCGGTCAGGCGGCGGGCCAGCCGCCAGCGGTTCAAGGCCCCGCGCGGCCGGTTGAACACCGTGTTGAAGTTGAAGTGCTCCCAGGCCACGCAGGCCACCCCCAGCCCGGCGGCGGCCGGCAGCGCCAGCAGCATCACGCTGGTCTCGGCCCCGATCAGGAGGTCGGTGGGGTGGCGCTGGAGGTGGGCACGCAGGGCGAGCACATCGCGCACGAAAGTCTGCTTGAAAGACCCCTTCTCACGCCGCAGGGCGTGGAGGTGAACGGCGGGATGCAGGGGAAAATGACTCTCCCCGCCCCAGGTGGTCACCACCCGGACCTGATGCCCACGTGCGGCCAGGCCGCCCGCGATCAGGGTGGTGGCGCGCTCCACGCCCGCAGCCGCTTGCAAGGTGTAGACGACAAAGGTGACGCGCAGCGGTGGGTCCGGTGACATGGCAGCTTCTCTCCTCGCGGCCCCGGCGGAAGGCCGCCTCAGGCCGCCGTTCCCCGGGCCGCCGACGGCCGCAGCCGCGTCAGGAGCCGCTCGGCGGTCAGGCGCCAGTGACGGCGCCGCTCCTGCGGCAGCAGCCAGGTGGCGGCAAAGCGCGCGAGTTCGAAGGCGCGGGGCCGGGCGCCCAGCACCGCCGCCGCCGTCTCGCGCAGGGCGCCCGGCTGCCCGCTCTGGGCCGCGAAATGCGCGACGTGAAAAACCACGAAGCCCACGAAGGCGCGGTCGCTCATCAGGCCCTGCGCCCTCAGGTCGCGCGCCCAGGCCAGCGAGGGCCGCCAGCTCACCGAGGTGCCCAGGTGGGGCCGCGCCTCGTGGAAATGGTAGGTCGCCAGCACGTCGCCCACGCCCACCACGCCCGCGCCGGGCACCCGGGAAGCCCAGATCAGCCAGTCCCAGTCCTCGTGGCGGTACAGCCCCGAACGGAAGGGCATCTTCTCGAACAGGTCGCGCCCGGCGAACAGCACGGTGCTCATCAGGGTGAGGTTGG
This window of the Deinococcus budaensis genome carries:
- a CDS encoding glycosyltransferase, producing MTTPTLPARPLLPPRPASTPPGTALPTPLGLTLPRPEERWAGDGELRGTAAVVVTYNRKALLARCLDTLLRQSEPLARIYVIDNASTDGTADVVPDHERVTYLRLEHNLGGAYGFAYGVREALKGPYRHVWVMDDDCFAEEDAHAELMKWTGHSEALCGAVVARDGGYDVGHRRNFDPVSLVESWVPAERYALPSTPIDLFTFVGAMIHTDAVRRVGLPVDDFFFMSDDSEYALRLGAHGIGIRLIPASRIWHHGSLSGKPGRHPYNPQKHYYHIRNGLLIRRRYGTSPLWFAVRFWSFAVRGYAGLAKHRNLNWASARLTAEALRDALLDRAYIKEFGKA
- a CDS encoding oligosaccharide flippase family protein; this translates as MTELRDKTVRALKWSYLGFFVNLVFTPLSTALLSRLLTPGEFGVVAIASVLATFGAVVTELGVANALVQRRDLTPEHIRAAFTSSLVLGVVLTAVMWWAAPLVGNYTGNPDVVPVFRGFAATYVVASLALVSTSLLRRELRFKPLMAAEVGGYVIGHGVLGIGAAYLGFGAMSLVISAGASWAIQLAVSYAYVRHPFALTFRLAPYRDLYSFGVRASVLRLLEFFSGNMAVFVIARVFDAAALGLYRRAFDVAGMPVMRLSGGLLRVLVPSFSALQDQPGRLRRAYGSSLLALSSVLFTFSAGLFVCAPEIVRVLLGERFLAAVPIVQAFALYVPFPILANVAAIVAEATAKLDIKIALQVAQMLFLAAAFWVVTRLGLGVVAFAWVLVAGAVLNSLAYVGVAARILPGSGRESLRAYGLGLTAGLGVGAVLFAVVAGLRAAGTGVFVLFGLELVVGGLLVALVVFLGPDTELRRYALRVWQPAAARLAAWRAQGHT
- a CDS encoding NAD-dependent epimerase/dehydratase family protein codes for the protein MRILVTGGAGFIGSHIADLALHAGHEVAVLDNLSSGSRANVPGGAALHVADLRDREAVRAVMADFRPDVVNHQAAQASVSVSVREPLLDAETNVLGTLHLLEACREFGVGRFVFASTGGAIYGDLPEGERADEHRSPRPYSPYATSKLAGETYLATYRAQYGLDYSVLRYANVYGPRQNPHGEAGVVAIFCERALAGEALRIHGMHAPGDGGCVRDYVYVGDVARANLRASLGELSAQLLNIGTGQPTTTAELAARLTRVSGHSVPIHDAPPRPGDVARSLLDPAAYRAQFGDPTPLDEGLAQTVAWFAQRLPEKS
- a CDS encoding glycosyltransferase family 4 protein, giving the protein MSPDPPLRVTFVVYTLQAAAGVERATTLIAGGLAARGHQVRVVTTWGGESHFPLHPAVHLHALRREKGSFKQTFVRDVLALRAHLQRHPTDLLIGAETSVMLLALPAAAGLGVACVAWEHFNFNTVFNRPRGALNRWRLARRLTARLARAVVVLTRRDAELWRGGLPGLRARLEVIANPLPFAPEPANPYDPERRVVLAAGRLTEQKGFDLLIDAWTRLEKDFPDWTLRIVGGGGEEEANLRAQVDRAGLRRVVFAGQVQDMAAEYRAAGLYCLSSRYEGLPMVLLECQAHGLPVVAFDCETGPREVIEHGVSGLLVPPQDPAALAAALRDAMSDPARRVRLSGRSHAAASRFRPQQIVAEWEGLLGSLGPPTHKTAPASRHGAFQPVLKR
- a CDS encoding glycosyltransferase, which codes for MTQPAPRPAGVPVPLVSVVVPTRHRPELLLSRALRTALAQTLGEIEVIVVVDGPDPATLAALAGVADPRLRVVALPQNVGPSEARNIGVRHARAEWVALLDDDDEWAPAKLARQREAALASGLRHPIVVCRYDLPEGQTTRQEPARFPREGEPLADYLMARESWLSPNLTLMSTVLFAGRDLFEKMPFRSGLYRHEDWDWLIWASRVPGAGVVGVGDVLATYHFHEARPHLGTSVSWRPSLAWARDLRAQGLMSDRAFVGFVVFHVAHFAAQSGQPGALRETAAAVLGARPRAFELARFAATWLLPQERRRHWRLTAERLLTRLRPSAARGTAA